Proteins encoded together in one Armatimonadota bacterium window:
- a CDS encoding sugar phosphate isomerase/epimerase, with amino-acid sequence MKIGIFTALFGDKSRTETLDIVKAEGIQAVEFGAGAYPGSAHLEVQKLLESKAERDKLMKDVESRGLMISAISVHGNPIHPVKAIADDHHNVFVNAVKLASMLGIECVNGFSGCPGDGPRAKNPNWVTCAWPDEFRDILEWQWKRRVIPYWREQAAFLKAHNVKFCIEMHPGFVCYSNDTLLKLRNGVGKNGDAIGANFDPSHLWWQGIDPIAAIRELGAEGALYHVHAKDTRIDPYNSGRNGNLDTKSYGDIIKRSWVFRSVGYGHGIEWWKDFCSNLRMVGYDHVLSIEHEDGLMTSMEGLRKALDVLKQAVIQEQAGKMFWAKD; translated from the coding sequence ATGAAGATCGGCATTTTCACGGCACTTTTCGGCGACAAGTCGCGCACCGAGACCCTGGACATCGTCAAGGCGGAAGGGATCCAGGCAGTGGAGTTCGGCGCGGGCGCCTATCCGGGCAGCGCCCACCTTGAAGTACAGAAGCTGCTCGAATCCAAGGCTGAGCGCGACAAGCTGATGAAGGACGTCGAGAGCCGCGGGCTCATGATCTCCGCGATCAGCGTTCACGGCAACCCGATCCATCCGGTCAAGGCGATCGCCGACGATCATCACAACGTCTTTGTGAACGCCGTCAAGCTGGCCTCGATGCTCGGCATCGAGTGTGTGAATGGCTTCTCAGGCTGCCCCGGCGACGGTCCCCGAGCCAAGAACCCCAACTGGGTCACCTGCGCCTGGCCGGACGAGTTCCGCGACATCCTCGAGTGGCAATGGAAGCGCCGCGTGATCCCCTATTGGCGCGAGCAGGCCGCCTTTCTGAAGGCGCACAACGTCAAGTTCTGCATCGAGATGCACCCCGGGTTCGTGTGCTACAGCAACGACACGCTGCTCAAGCTGCGCAACGGCGTCGGCAAGAACGGCGACGCCATCGGCGCGAACTTCGACCCCTCGCACCTCTGGTGGCAGGGCATCGATCCCATCGCAGCGATCCGCGAGCTGGGCGCCGAGGGCGCCCTTTACCACGTCCACGCCAAGGACACGCGCATCGACCCGTACAACTCCGGCCGCAACGGCAACCTGGACACCAAGAGCTACGGCGACATTATCAAGCGCTCATGGGTGTTCCGCTCAGTCGGGTACGGGCACGGTATCGAGTGGTGGAAGGACTTTTGCTCGAACCTGCGGATGGTGGGCTACGACCACGTGCTCTCGATCGAGCATGAGGACGGCCTGATGACGAGCATGGAGGGCCTGCGCAAAGCGCTCGACGTGCTGAAGCAGGCGGTCATCCAGGAGCAAGCGGGCAAGATGTTCTGGGCGAAGGATTGA